In one Pirellulales bacterium genomic region, the following are encoded:
- the sixA gene encoding phosphohistidine phosphatase SixA: MLLYIVRHAWAEERDEHKWPDDSLRPLTDVGEKRFKKLVKQLTEVRFAPEVIATSPLVRCQQTAEIIAKRFPSKPGVVPLEALAPNSNLEALVQWTAELQNDEVAWVGHDPDVCYLAARLIGSGDAAIRFRKGAIAAIRFEEPIGLGKGALQWLATAKLLGV; this comes from the coding sequence ATGCTGCTTTACATTGTTCGCCATGCCTGGGCCGAAGAGCGCGATGAACACAAGTGGCCCGATGATTCGCTGCGTCCACTCACCGACGTCGGCGAGAAGCGGTTCAAGAAGCTGGTGAAGCAATTGACCGAGGTGCGCTTTGCGCCAGAGGTGATTGCCACCAGCCCGCTAGTGCGCTGCCAGCAGACGGCCGAAATCATCGCCAAGCGATTTCCCAGCAAGCCGGGCGTTGTGCCGCTGGAGGCGTTGGCGCCGAATTCGAATTTGGAAGCGCTGGTTCAATGGACGGCCGAATTGCAAAACGACGAAGTAGCGTGGGTCGGTCACGATCCGGATGTGTGCTATTTGGCGGCGCGGCTCATCGGCAGCGGCGACGCGGCCATTCGGTTTCGCAAGGGAGCGATTGCCGCGATTCGCTTTGAAGAACCCATCGGCCTGGGCAAAGGCGCGCTGCAGTGGCTAGCGACCGCGAAATTGCTGGGAGTGTGA
- a CDS encoding sulfite exporter TauE/SafE family protein, producing the protein MSWEIILACCAALAAGAVNSVAGGGTLLTFPVLIAVLTHKLGDEKTAAVVANQTSTMALIPGIFAAAWGYRRQLKHSQQWLKWLLPPSLLGGLIGGLLVVTFPDQFSALVPWLILTAAVLFVLQPQIARWTGVGAPHAQPHGGTVAAIVVFQFFVAIYGGYFGAGIGILMLSSLGLMGLADIHVMNGLKNCLAFAINIMAVLVFLTKGQIDWSLAGPMIVCSIIGGFLGATLAQKIDRTIVRRIVVVIGFSLATYYFWRQFSGK; encoded by the coding sequence ATGAGTTGGGAAATCATATTAGCGTGTTGTGCAGCCTTGGCGGCCGGAGCCGTGAATTCTGTGGCCGGCGGTGGCACCTTGTTGACCTTTCCTGTGCTGATTGCCGTGCTGACGCACAAGCTGGGAGATGAAAAAACGGCGGCCGTGGTCGCCAATCAAACCAGCACGATGGCCTTGATCCCCGGCATTTTTGCCGCCGCTTGGGGTTATCGTCGGCAATTGAAGCACTCGCAGCAGTGGCTCAAGTGGCTGTTGCCACCGAGTTTGCTGGGTGGGCTCATCGGCGGATTGCTCGTCGTTACTTTTCCGGATCAGTTCAGTGCGCTGGTGCCCTGGCTGATTTTGACCGCGGCGGTGCTGTTCGTGCTGCAGCCGCAAATTGCCCGCTGGACCGGCGTGGGTGCGCCGCACGCCCAGCCGCATGGCGGCACCGTGGCCGCAATTGTGGTGTTCCAATTTTTTGTGGCCATTTACGGCGGCTACTTCGGCGCTGGGATCGGCATTCTGATGCTGAGCTCGCTAGGGCTCATGGGCCTGGCCGACATCCACGTGATGAACGGCCTGAAAAACTGCCTGGCGTTTGCCATCAACATTATGGCCGTGCTGGTGTTTTTGACGAAGGGGCAAATCGATTGGTCGCTGGCCGGGCCGATGATTGTCTGTTCCATTATCGGCGGCTTTTTAGGAGCCACGCTGGCGCAGAAAATCGACCGCACCATTGTGCGGCGGATAGTCGTGGTGATTGGCTTTTCGCTAGCCACATATTATTTCTGGCGGCAGTTCAGCGGAAAATGA
- a CDS encoding mechanosensitive ion channel domain-containing protein, with translation MFSILADVPTTTNVGDTLTKTGQEAGTALRASFENAWAQIVDYTPRVLAAIVVLVVGYFIAKLVAHAVTLLCERAGLQRAAERSGLWESMTHMNIKRNVPAIVGTIVFWGLMLVFLMAGFNILKITSVSDSISQVVAYIPNLLVATVMVVVGLLVAGFLRGVIATSADRVGISYADHLANGCYYIMALMVFMAAFDQLHIHFELLNYAILIVFGGLALGFGLALGLGGRDTMAGILAGYYVRQRLQAGDRVTVGHLEGTVREVGPVATVIETEEAGMLNRHSVPNSKMLNEAVR, from the coding sequence ATGTTTTCGATTTTGGCAGACGTTCCCACGACTACGAATGTAGGCGACACGCTCACCAAAACAGGCCAGGAAGCCGGCACTGCCTTGCGAGCCAGCTTTGAAAATGCTTGGGCGCAAATTGTCGATTACACGCCCCGCGTGTTAGCGGCCATTGTGGTGCTGGTGGTTGGTTATTTTATCGCCAAGTTGGTGGCCCACGCCGTCACGTTGTTGTGCGAACGGGCCGGCTTGCAACGAGCCGCCGAACGCAGCGGATTGTGGGAATCGATGACCCACATGAACATTAAGCGGAATGTCCCCGCCATCGTCGGCACAATTGTGTTCTGGGGATTGATGCTGGTGTTCTTGATGGCCGGTTTCAACATTCTGAAAATCACTTCGGTTTCCGATTCAATTAGCCAGGTTGTGGCGTACATTCCCAACTTACTGGTCGCCACCGTGATGGTGGTCGTAGGCTTGCTGGTCGCCGGCTTCCTGCGAGGCGTCATCGCCACTAGCGCCGATCGGGTGGGAATCAGCTATGCCGATCATCTGGCCAACGGCTGTTATTACATCATGGCCCTGATGGTCTTCATGGCAGCGTTCGATCAGCTCCACATTCATTTCGAGTTGCTGAATTACGCCATCCTGATTGTGTTCGGCGGCTTGGCCCTGGGCTTTGGCCTGGCGCTGGGTTTGGGCGGGCGCGATACGATGGCCGGCATTTTGGCCGGTTATTATGTGCGACAACGGCTGCAGGCCGGCGACCGCGTGACCGTGGGTCACCTGGAAGGCACCGTGCGTGAAGTCGGCCCGGTAGCCACCGTGATCGAAACCGAAGAGGCAGGCATGTTGAATCGCCACAGTGTTCCTAATTCAAAAATGCTGAACGAGGCCGTGCGGTAA